From Proteus vulgaris:
AGAAAAACCTAATCTTATTGTGTCCGAATTGCGGTTACATGTTTTATTTCAATAAAATATAAAACTAAACTCAATATGCCAGTTGTTGCCGTAGACGTTGAACGACAACAACCAGCACATTTGCGCGAGTATTTTAATGAACGATTAGCGTTTTATCGTGAGAGAAGCAAGAAACTGCCAGATGGTAATTCAGTGCAGTATTTGAAAACGGAGTAGCGCCGATGCTCGATTGGGCCGACTGAGTTATATAATCAATCAGTTATCAATTTTTGGTGTCTTATTGGTGTCCTGATTTTATATCACTTAAAAATACCAGAACTCAAATCAATAAAATGCTCTAATGACAACTTACCTTCAAACTTGTCTCCATATTCCCGATTCATTGTCTGCATGTCTAATTTGAATGATATATTCTTAAATTTACCTGATTTATTTATAGGAATTAATTTATTATCTAAAAAAAACTTAATAACTTTTTTATGCCCTTCAATGTCATCAATATTTAAGTAAAAACACGCAACTCCAGATTCAGCATTATTCGTATATTTACAATGCTCGACTACGCTATTTAAAATTGCTTTTTGACATATTTTATCTGTGAATTCCGCATCATTAAAAAAATACATCCACTTACCAATTTTGTCATTATTTGTGTTATTACTTTCATT
This genomic window contains:
- a CDS encoding DNA polymerase III subunit theta, translating into MPVVAVDVERQQPAHLREYFNERLAFYRERSKKLPDGNSVQYLKTE